The following are from one region of the Halodesulfurarchaeum sp. HSR-GB genome:
- a CDS encoding signal recognition particle protein Srp54, which produces MVLDDLGSSLRSTLDDLRGKSRISEEDVDEVVTQIQRSLLQADVDTGLVMDLSDAIRERALDEEPPAGTTARDHVLRIVYEELVELVGESTEVPLEEQTILLAGLQGSGKTTTAAKMAWWFSKKGLRPAVIQTDTFRPGAYDQGKEMAERAEVDFYGDPDADDPVQIARDGMEATAEADVRIVDTAGRHALEEGLIGEIEAIAAAVEPDRNLLVLDAAIGQGAKEQAQRFDEAIGIDGVAIAKLDGTAKGGGALTAVNETDSTIAFLGTGETVKDIERFEPSGFISRLLGMGDLKQLTERVERAMEETEAEEEDWDPEDMLEGDFTLKDMRHQMKALDRMGPLSQVLDMVPGLGGGMMDQLPDEAMDMTQERMRTFEVIMDSMTEDELENPRSIGASRMKRIAAGSGTDVDDVRELLEQYRMMERALKQFQGMGDADMERMMKQMQGGGGPGGDLGDMGPLG; this is translated from the coding sequence ATGGTACTCGACGATCTCGGGAGTTCGCTCAGGTCGACGCTGGACGACCTCAGAGGGAAATCCCGTATCAGCGAGGAGGACGTCGACGAGGTCGTCACCCAGATCCAGCGATCGCTGCTCCAGGCCGACGTGGACACGGGGCTGGTGATGGACCTCTCGGACGCCATTCGCGAGCGCGCCCTGGACGAGGAGCCGCCGGCCGGGACCACGGCCCGCGATCACGTCCTGCGGATCGTCTACGAGGAGCTGGTCGAGCTGGTGGGCGAGTCCACCGAAGTCCCCCTCGAAGAACAGACGATCCTCCTGGCCGGCCTCCAGGGGTCGGGGAAGACGACCACCGCCGCGAAGATGGCCTGGTGGTTCTCGAAGAAGGGGCTGCGGCCCGCGGTCATCCAGACCGACACCTTCCGCCCAGGAGCCTACGACCAGGGCAAGGAGATGGCCGAGCGCGCGGAAGTCGACTTCTACGGCGATCCGGACGCCGACGACCCGGTCCAGATCGCCCGGGACGGCATGGAAGCCACGGCCGAAGCCGACGTTCGCATCGTCGACACCGCCGGTCGCCACGCCCTGGAGGAGGGGCTCATCGGCGAGATCGAGGCCATCGCGGCCGCCGTCGAACCGGATCGCAACCTGCTGGTGCTCGACGCCGCGATCGGCCAGGGGGCCAAAGAGCAGGCCCAGCGGTTCGACGAGGCCATCGGGATCGACGGCGTCGCCATCGCCAAGCTCGACGGGACGGCGAAGGGTGGCGGGGCGCTGACCGCCGTCAACGAGACGGACTCGACGATCGCCTTCCTGGGGACCGGCGAGACGGTCAAGGACATCGAGCGCTTCGAGCCCTCCGGGTTCATCTCCCGGCTCCTCGGGATGGGCGACCTCAAGCAGCTCACCGAGCGCGTCGAGCGCGCCATGGAGGAGACCGAGGCCGAAGAGGAGGACTGGGACCCCGAGGACATGCTGGAGGGGGATTTCACCCTCAAGGACATGCGCCACCAGATGAAGGCCCTCGACCGGATGGGGCCGCTCTCCCAGGTCCTGGACATGGTGCCCGGGCTCGGTGGGGGGATGATGGACCAACTCCCGGACGAGGCCATGGACATGACCCAGGAGCGCATGCGCACCTTCGAGGTCATCATGGACTCGATGACCGAGGACGAACTGGAGAACCCCCGGTCGATCGGTGCCAGCCGGATGAAACGGATCGCGGCCGGTAGCGGCACCGACGTGGACGACGTGCGCGAACTCTTAGAGCAGTACCGGATGATGGAGCGGGCACTCAAGCAGTTCCAGGGCATGGGCGATGCGGACATGGAGCGGATGATGAAACAGATGCAGGGCGGTGGCGGGCCCGGCGGCGACCTCGGTGACATGGGCCCGCTCGGATAA
- the ftsY gene encoding signal recognition particle-docking protein FtsY, translated as MFDGLKEKLGAFREDAADVAEEQADAQADSEAPEAAAEESADPSFTDRAKSLATGKVILDAEDLEGPLWDLEMALLENDVEMDVAEEILDGIEAELVGEQKTITDSTESLIEDALREALLDVVSVGQFDFVERLAVADKPVVIVFTGVNGVGKTTTIAKLSKYLESRGFSSVLANGDTYRAGANEQIEVHADRLDRELISHEQGGDPAAVIYDAVEYATANDIDVVLGDTAGRLHTSDDLMSQLSKIDRVVEPDLTIFVDEAVAGQDAVNRAAEFDDAANIDGAILTKADADTHGGAAISIAKVTGAPILFLGTGQGYDDLQAFDPEAVVEELLGE; from the coding sequence ATGTTCGACGGGCTGAAGGAGAAGCTGGGCGCGTTCCGGGAGGATGCCGCGGACGTCGCCGAGGAGCAAGCGGACGCCCAGGCCGATTCGGAGGCCCCCGAAGCAGCCGCCGAGGAGTCGGCGGATCCCTCGTTTACTGACCGAGCCAAATCACTGGCGACCGGCAAGGTCATCCTCGACGCCGAGGACCTCGAGGGCCCGCTCTGGGACCTCGAGATGGCACTGTTGGAAAACGACGTGGAGATGGACGTCGCCGAGGAGATCCTCGACGGCATCGAGGCCGAACTCGTCGGCGAGCAGAAGACGATCACCGACAGCACGGAGTCTTTGATCGAGGACGCCCTGCGCGAGGCCCTGCTGGATGTTGTTTCGGTGGGGCAGTTCGACTTCGTCGAGCGACTGGCGGTGGCGGACAAACCGGTCGTCATCGTCTTCACCGGCGTCAACGGCGTCGGGAAGACCACGACGATCGCGAAGCTCTCGAAGTACCTCGAATCGCGTGGGTTCTCCTCGGTGCTCGCGAACGGGGACACCTACCGCGCCGGCGCGAACGAGCAGATCGAGGTGCACGCCGACCGGCTGGATCGAGAGCTCATCAGCCACGAACAGGGTGGCGACCCCGCGGCCGTGATCTACGACGCCGTGGAGTATGCCACGGCCAACGACATCGACGTGGTGCTCGGGGACACGGCCGGTCGCCTGCACACGAGCGACGACCTGATGAGCCAGCTCTCGAAGATCGACCGGGTCGTCGAACCCGACCTCACCATCTTCGTCGACGAGGCCGTCGCCGGCCAGGACGCGGTCAACCGCGCGGCCGAGTTCGACGACGCCGCGAACATCGACGGGGCGATTCTCACGAAGGCCGACGCCGACACCCACGGCGGCGCGGCCATCTCGATCGCGAAGGTCACTGGCGCGCCGATCCTCTTTTTGGGCACCGGCCAGGGCTATGACGACCTGCAGGCCTTCGACCCGGAAGCGGTGGTCGAGGAGTTGCTGGGCGAGTAG
- the pfdA gene encoding prefoldin subunit alpha has protein sequence MSMGGGGQLQALQQEMEALQERREELEAEVESLEEEKGEIDEAIEGLDVLETGGTVHVPLGGDAFVRATIEDADEIVVSLGANFAATEDREQAAETLETKKERLDERIEELREEESELDEQEQQLEQQAQQAQQQMLQQQAQMQGDQQE, from the coding sequence ATGAGTATGGGAGGCGGCGGTCAGCTTCAGGCGCTTCAGCAGGAGATGGAGGCACTGCAGGAGCGACGTGAAGAACTCGAAGCGGAAGTCGAATCACTCGAAGAAGAGAAGGGCGAGATCGACGAGGCCATCGAAGGCCTCGACGTGCTCGAAACTGGTGGGACGGTCCACGTCCCGCTGGGCGGGGACGCCTTCGTCCGCGCCACGATCGAGGACGCCGACGAGATCGTCGTCTCGCTTGGGGCGAACTTCGCGGCGACCGAGGACCGCGAGCAGGCCGCAGAAACCCTCGAAACCAAGAAGGAACGGCTCGACGAGCGCATCGAGGAGCTCCGGGAGGAGGAGTCCGAACTCGACGAGCAGGAGCAACAGCTCGAACAGCAGGCCCAGCAGGCCCAACAGCAGATGCTCCAGCAGCAGGCCCAGATGCAGGGCGACCAGCAGGAGTAG
- a CDS encoding translation initiation factor IF-6: protein MLRTAFYGSSYVGVYLAATDEFAVVRPDLDAEIIDPVREELAVPVIETTIDGAGTVGTLLVANRHGIVVSDRVTERERDRLTEETGLPVAGLPGRINAAGNVILANDHGAYIHPELPAAAAEIVEATLEVPVERGELGGVATVGTAAVATNRGVLCHPQSTDAELDAVEAALSVPADVGTVNYGGQLVGSGLVANAAGYVVGQDTTGPELGRIEDALGYIDA from the coding sequence GTGCTTCGCACTGCATTCTACGGGTCGTCGTACGTCGGGGTCTACCTGGCCGCGACTGACGAGTTCGCCGTCGTGCGACCGGACCTCGACGCGGAGATCATCGACCCCGTCCGCGAGGAGCTTGCAGTGCCGGTCATCGAGACCACGATCGACGGGGCCGGTACCGTCGGGACGCTCCTCGTGGCGAATCGACACGGCATCGTCGTCAGCGATCGCGTGACCGAGCGCGAGCGCGACCGGCTCACCGAGGAAACGGGGCTCCCGGTCGCAGGACTCCCGGGTCGGATCAACGCCGCCGGGAACGTGATCCTCGCCAACGACCACGGTGCGTACATCCACCCTGAACTCCCAGCGGCGGCGGCCGAAATCGTCGAAGCGACCCTCGAGGTACCCGTCGAACGGGGCGAACTCGGCGGCGTCGCGACGGTTGGCACCGCCGCCGTGGCGACAAATCGCGGCGTACTCTGTCACCCACAGTCGACCGACGCGGAACTCGATGCCGTGGAAGCCGCCCTCTCGGTGCCGGCGGATGTGGGCACGGTCAATTACGGCGGCCAGCTCGTCGGCTCGGGCCTCGTCGCCAACGCGGCCGGATACGTGGTCGGCCAGGACACCACGGGCCCGGAACTGGGCCGCATCGAGGACGCGCTGGGCTACATCGACGCGTAG
- a CDS encoding 50S ribosomal protein L31e, giving the protein MSASDFEERIVTVPLRKVNASSKSERGDKAMSFVREHLATHFKVETDAVRLDPSINEAVWARGRANPPSKVRVRAARFEEEGSAVVEAEHAES; this is encoded by the coding sequence ATGAGCGCGAGCGACTTCGAGGAGCGCATCGTCACGGTGCCCCTCCGCAAGGTCAACGCGTCGTCCAAGAGCGAGCGCGGGGACAAGGCCATGTCCTTCGTGCGCGAACACCTCGCCACCCACTTCAAGGTCGAGACGGACGCGGTCCGGCTGGACCCATCGATCAACGAGGCCGTCTGGGCCCGTGGCCGTGCCAACCCGCCGAGCAAGGTCCGCGTCCGAGCGGCCCGCTTCGAGGAGGAAGGTAGCGCGGTGGTCGAGGCCGAACACGCCGAGTCCTGA
- a CDS encoding 50S ribosomal protein L39e has protein sequence MSKKTKAKKKRLAKLDRQNSRVPAWVIMKTDQETQRNPQRRHWRRSDTDE, from the coding sequence ATGAGCAAGAAGACGAAGGCCAAGAAAAAGCGACTGGCCAAGCTGGACCGGCAGAACAGCCGGGTCCCGGCCTGGGTCATCATGAAGACCGACCAGGAAACCCAGCGCAACCCGCAGCGTCGCCACTGGCGGCGAAGCGACACGGACGAGTAA
- the thpR gene encoding RNA 2',3'-cyclic phosphodiesterase translates to MRLFVSVDLPAAFAEPIAALQAAFEGASGLDFTDPEQAHVTLKFLGDTDPDRVEEITAALETAVEAADVAPFEATFEGLGVFPSMEYISVLWLGVGQGAEQFRTLQAPIEAGLIELGFEPETHDFTPHVTLARMKHAGGKELVQQLVSEREPTIGTTTVEAVSLTESRLTSEGPVYETVERVALDGAAGNGQRFKE, encoded by the coding sequence ATGCGACTGTTCGTCAGCGTCGACCTGCCGGCGGCCTTCGCCGAGCCGATCGCCGCCCTCCAGGCGGCCTTCGAAGGGGCCTCCGGACTCGACTTCACCGACCCCGAGCAGGCCCACGTCACCCTGAAGTTCCTCGGGGACACCGATCCCGACCGGGTCGAAGAGATCACCGCCGCGCTCGAAACCGCCGTCGAAGCGGCCGACGTGGCCCCCTTCGAGGCCACGTTCGAGGGGTTGGGCGTGTTTCCCTCCATGGAGTACATCAGCGTCCTCTGGCTCGGGGTGGGCCAGGGAGCCGAGCAGTTCCGCACGTTACAGGCCCCGATCGAAGCGGGACTAATCGAGTTGGGCTTCGAGCCCGAAACACACGATTTCACGCCCCACGTCACGCTGGCGCGGATGAAACACGCCGGTGGCAAGGAACTGGTCCAACAGCTGGTGAGCGAACGAGAACCGACCATCGGGACGACGACCGTCGAAGCCGTGAGCCTGACCGAGAGCCGGTTGACCAGCGAGGGACCAGTCTACGAGACCGTCGAGCGGGTGGCCCTCGACGGGGCGGCGGGAAACGGACAACGTTTTAAGGAGTAG
- a CDS encoding tetratricopeptide repeat protein has protein sequence MTEDDERHEFSSGQGFEEPYEGFDLDPPELDVDDPTQVDPVDSRALTDLLDDRNIAADEVDADQLIDVGIEYMSINRHEQAVETFERAARYAEDDTREAEAWVSKGIAHGELEEWDAAVSAHREALHVDEDGEFAALAHTNLAYALWERGETEPAFEHAEDAVKADRRVPQAWYNLGFIQVEQGRHEDALECLDNAIRLGFTESAVYEEKARALEGLERDEEAAEMRETATEMQEAEEERLVQQE, from the coding sequence ATGACTGAGGACGACGAGCGACACGAGTTCTCTTCGGGGCAGGGATTCGAGGAGCCCTACGAGGGCTTCGACCTGGACCCACCGGAACTCGACGTCGACGACCCCACCCAGGTCGACCCGGTAGACTCCCGGGCGCTCACGGACCTGCTCGATGACCGGAACATCGCCGCCGACGAGGTTGATGCCGATCAACTCATCGACGTCGGCATCGAGTACATGTCGATCAACCGCCACGAGCAGGCCGTCGAGACCTTCGAGCGGGCCGCCCGGTACGCCGAGGACGACACCCGCGAGGCAGAGGCCTGGGTCAGCAAAGGGATCGCCCACGGTGAACTCGAGGAGTGGGACGCCGCCGTCTCCGCCCATCGCGAGGCGTTGCACGTCGACGAGGACGGCGAGTTCGCCGCCCTGGCCCATACGAACCTGGCCTACGCGCTCTGGGAGCGCGGCGAGACCGAGCCCGCCTTCGAGCACGCCGAGGACGCCGTCAAGGCCGACCGACGGGTCCCGCAGGCGTGGTACAACCTCGGATTTATTCAGGTCGAGCAGGGTCGCCACGAGGACGCCCTGGAGTGTCTGGACAACGCGATCCGCCTGGGCTTTACCGAATCCGCCGTGTACGAGGAGAAGGCCCGGGCCCTCGAAGGCCTCGAACGCGACGAGGAGGCCGCCGAGATGCGCGAGACCGCAACGGAGATGCAGGAAGCCGAAGAGGAGCGCCTGGTCCAGCAGGAATGA
- a CDS encoding DUF424 domain-containing protein, producing MILSERRTDQGLLVTVCDAEVLGETFEDGSVSIEVTEDFYGGEPVETETVVAALSRATIANLVGRESVALAIEEGFVDEERVLDVGETRHAQYLRL from the coding sequence ATGATCCTCTCGGAACGACGGACGGACCAGGGGCTGCTGGTCACGGTCTGTGACGCCGAGGTGCTGGGCGAGACCTTCGAGGACGGTTCGGTCTCCATCGAGGTCACCGAGGACTTCTACGGCGGTGAGCCAGTCGAGACCGAGACCGTCGTGGCGGCCCTCTCGCGGGCGACGATCGCGAACCTCGTCGGTCGGGAGTCAGTGGCCCTGGCCATCGAGGAGGGATTCGTCGACGAGGAGCGAGTCCTCGACGTGGGCGAGACCCGCCACGCCCAGTATCTCCGACTGTAG
- a CDS encoding lysylphosphatidylglycerol synthase transmembrane domain-containing protein, which produces MRRRQVAFIGFLGSLAVMGVLLSFVGIERIGQALSAANPQLVGLVAAFGLAQVAAWGLSLRTVLGSLGVSVSRPKGIALYASAMFANNVTPFGQAGGEPVTAYVINRVTDTRYESALAAIATVDAAHIFTSISIAVFGAVLTVTVFSPNRKLTQVVLAVFGIAALLTALAGIGLRYRRSILERIESPIQRGLHRLGEALPAAASRFLQAARKRYVAFRADLGRVASNRVTLVTALGFSSAGWLFEVGALAVALWGLGGPVPLATLLIVIPVGKLAGFMPLPGGFGSIEATLVALLVATTPVDSGLATAAVLLHRAATYWLPTLLGGGVSLTLGARARLD; this is translated from the coding sequence GTGAGACGCCGGCAGGTCGCGTTCATCGGATTTCTCGGCTCGCTCGCGGTGATGGGAGTATTGCTCTCCTTCGTCGGGATCGAACGCATCGGACAGGCCCTCTCGGCAGCGAACCCCCAACTGGTCGGACTGGTCGCAGCCTTCGGGCTCGCGCAGGTCGCCGCCTGGGGCCTCTCCCTTCGCACGGTCCTTGGATCTCTCGGCGTGTCCGTCAGCCGTCCCAAGGGGATCGCCCTGTACGCCTCGGCGATGTTCGCGAACAACGTCACGCCGTTCGGTCAGGCGGGGGGCGAGCCAGTAACCGCCTACGTGATCAACCGGGTGACCGACACGCGCTACGAATCGGCGCTCGCGGCCATCGCGACCGTCGATGCGGCCCACATTTTCACCTCGATCTCGATCGCGGTCTTCGGCGCCGTTTTGACCGTCACCGTCTTCTCGCCGAACCGCAAGCTGACTCAGGTCGTGCTGGCCGTGTTCGGGATTGCGGCCCTGCTCACGGCCCTGGCCGGAATCGGACTGCGGTATCGGCGGTCGATTCTCGAACGGATCGAGTCCCCGATTCAGCGGGGTCTCCACCGACTCGGCGAGGCGCTCCCGGCGGCCGCCTCCCGGTTCCTGCAGGCGGCCCGGAAGCGCTATGTCGCGTTCAGGGCCGATCTGGGCCGGGTGGCGTCGAACCGGGTGACCCTCGTCACGGCGCTTGGCTTTTCGAGTGCCGGCTGGCTCTTCGAGGTCGGGGCACTCGCGGTCGCGCTGTGGGGCCTGGGCGGCCCAGTCCCACTCGCGACGCTGTTGATCGTCATCCCGGTCGGAAAACTCGCCGGCTTCATGCCCCTCCCCGGCGGGTTCGGGAGCATCGAGGCCACACTCGTGGCGCTTTTGGTGGCCACGACGCCGGTCGACAGCGGCCTGGCGACCGCCGCCGTGTTGCTCCACCGGGCGGCGACCTACTGGCTGCCCACGCTTTTGGGCGGCGGCGTCTCACTCACCCTGGGTGCGCGGGCCCGGTTAGATTAG
- a CDS encoding cysteine desulfurase — translation MTATEHQGLDVEAVRADFPILSRTVGEDTPLVYLDNAATTQSPTSVIEAMNEYYRTYNANVHRGIHQLSMEASIEYEEAHDRIARFIGAAGREEIVFTKNTTASMNLAAQAWGREHLEPGTAVVLTEMDHHASLVPWTQMAERTGAEVRHIPIDDHGRLDLERAAELIDDDVEMVSVPHVSNTLGTVNPLSTLADMAHEHDALILGDGAQAVPNRPVDVAALDVDFYAFSGHKMAGPTGIGVLYGRESLLESMEPFQFGGGMIERVTLDGATWAELPWKFEAGTPPIAEGVGLAEAADYLDHLGMDRVQAHEEQLTQYAHERLAERDDVTVYGPPPGEDRGGLVSFTLDGVHPHDLSSILNEAGVAVRAGDHCTQPLHDCLGIPASARASFYVYNTTEEVDVLLEGLDTARELFA, via the coding sequence ATGACGGCCACGGAGCACCAGGGACTTGACGTCGAGGCCGTGCGCGCGGACTTCCCGATCCTCTCCCGGACGGTCGGCGAGGACACGCCACTGGTCTATCTGGACAACGCGGCGACGACCCAGTCCCCCACCTCGGTCATCGAGGCGATGAACGAGTACTACCGGACGTACAACGCGAACGTCCATCGGGGCATCCACCAGCTCTCGATGGAGGCCTCGATCGAGTACGAGGAGGCCCACGACCGGATCGCCCGCTTCATCGGGGCCGCGGGCCGCGAGGAGATCGTCTTCACGAAGAACACGACGGCGTCGATGAATCTGGCCGCCCAGGCCTGGGGTCGGGAACACCTCGAACCCGGGACCGCCGTGGTTCTCACGGAGATGGACCATCACGCCTCGCTGGTCCCCTGGACACAGATGGCCGAGCGGACCGGCGCGGAGGTCAGACACATCCCGATCGACGACCATGGGCGACTCGACCTGGAGCGGGCCGCCGAGTTGATCGACGACGACGTCGAGATGGTGAGTGTGCCCCACGTCTCGAACACGCTGGGTACGGTCAACCCGCTGTCCACGCTCGCGGATATGGCCCACGAGCACGACGCCCTGATCCTGGGCGATGGGGCCCAGGCCGTGCCGAACCGGCCGGTGGACGTGGCCGCCCTCGACGTGGATTTCTATGCCTTCTCCGGGCACAAGATGGCCGGCCCGACCGGCATCGGCGTGCTCTACGGCCGGGAGTCGTTGCTGGAGTCGATGGAGCCCTTCCAGTTCGGCGGCGGCATGATCGAGCGGGTCACCCTGGACGGGGCGACCTGGGCCGAACTGCCCTGGAAGTTCGAAGCCGGGACACCACCCATCGCCGAGGGGGTCGGGCTGGCCGAGGCGGCCGATTACCTGGATCACCTCGGGATGGACCGCGTGCAGGCCCACGAGGAGCAGCTCACCCAGTACGCCCACGAGCGGCTGGCGGAACGGGACGACGTGACGGTGTATGGGCCGCCGCCTGGTGAGGACCGTGGCGGGCTCGTCTCGTTCACCCTCGATGGGGTCCACCCACACGACCTCTCCTCGATCCTGAACGAGGCCGGCGTGGCCGTTCGGGCCGGCGACCACTGTACGCAACCACTGCATGACTGTCTCGGCATTCCCGCCTCGGCCCGGGCTTCCTTTTATGTCTACAACACCACCGAGGAGGTCGACGTGCTCCTTGAGGGTCTGGACACGGCCCGGGAACTGTTCGCGTAG
- a CDS encoding iron-sulfur cluster assembly scaffold protein, translating into MSMGSDMYRQQILDHYKNPRNYGELDSPTFSHRGYNPSCGDEIEFDVELAADGETIEAATFHGEGCAISQAAASMLGERLPGMTLADVEAMDRDDMTEMLGGDISPMRIKCAVLAEKVVQDGIEIYRGERDPETTEISE; encoded by the coding sequence ATGAGTATGGGATCGGACATGTACCGCCAGCAGATCCTGGATCACTACAAGAACCCCCGCAACTACGGCGAACTCGACTCCCCGACCTTCAGTCACCGGGGGTACAACCCCTCCTGTGGGGACGAGATCGAGTTCGACGTCGAACTCGCCGCGGACGGCGAGACCATCGAGGCGGCGACCTTCCACGGTGAGGGCTGTGCCATCAGCCAGGCCGCGGCGAGCATGCTCGGGGAGCGACTGCCGGGGATGACGCTCGCGGACGTCGAGGCGATGGATCGGGACGACATGACCGAGATGCTCGGCGGGGACATCAGCCCCATGCGGATCAAGTGTGCGGTGCTCGCGGAGAAAGTCGTCCAGGACGGTATCGAGATCTATCGCGGCGAGCGCGACCCGGAAACGACCGAAATCTCGGAGTAA